The genome window CCCGACGGCCCCGATCAACTTCGACGTGGCTCCCGGGATCAGTTCCGGTCAAGGGCTCGAGGCGATGGAGAAGCTCGGCCGCGGGAAACTGGCGGGGGCGATGCGAGTCGAGTGGACGGAGCTGGCGCTTCTGCAGCAGATGGCGGGCAATACGGCGATCATCGCCTTCGTGCTGGCGGTCGTCCTCGTGTTCCTGGTGCTGGCGGCGCAGTACGAGAGCTGGTCGCTTCCGCTGGCGGTGATTCTTGTGGTGCCGATGTGCCTTTTGAGCTCGATTGCCGGGGTGATCCTGGCGGCGATGGACGTCAACATCTTTACGCAGATCGGGTTCGTCGTGCTCGTCGGCCTGGCGTGTAAGAACGCGATCCTGATCGTGGAGTTTGCCCGGTCGCGGCGGGAGGCGGGCGTTGATCTCAAGGAGGCGACGCTGGAGGCGTGCCGGCTGCGGTTGCGGCCGATCATCATGACGTCGCTGGCGTTTATCTTCGGGGTTATCCCGCTTGTTGTCGGCGAAGGGGCCGGGGCGGAGATGCGGCGGACGCTGGGGACGGCGGTGTTTGCGGGGATGCTGGGGGTGACGGTGTTCGGGATCTTCCTGACGCCGCTTTTCTTCTATGTCATTCAGCGGGTGACGGAGCGGATGTGGCCGGCCCGGGACACGGAGTCGGAAGATGCGATCCCGGCAAACGCGGTCGTCATCACGTAAGCTCGAACACCGCTCTTGCCGCTGCAGCTCCGCTCGCTCAAACCCATTGTGCGACGGCCACTGGGGTCAAGGGGGCAACCCCTTGCCGCCGGAGGCGCTTCCACGAGGAACCGTGGGACACAATGGATGCCCGCTTTGTGGCACCGGCGTTGAGGACTCACCGCCCGCTTTGCAATCCCCGCGGGTTGGTGACGGGGCATACGGTACGTTGTCCGCGCTTGGACACTCACTCCTTCAGATATCTCTCGACGAGAGGGCCTCCGGCGGGCAGGGGGGCGTGGCCCCCCTTGCATCCCCCCACCAGGGTGCCCCTGGACCCGGCTAAAACATCTCGTCCGAGAATGGGTGCAGGCTCTTCAGCACCTTCTCCTTCGGTAGACTGTCAAACAACGCCTCCGCCATCTTCAGATCGTCGGCCGTCGTAATCTTGAAATTGAACGGCGAGCCCTCAACCACCACCGCCCGCACACCAGTCCGCTCCACCAGCTGCGCCTCATCCGTCGGCTGGAACGCCCCGCGTTTTGCATACGCCTCCACCAACAGCTTGCGGTCGAACACCTGCGGCGTCTGAGCAGCCCACAGCTGATCCCGCGGCACCGTCTCCTCAATCCGCTTCTCCCGGTCGACCCGCTTCACCGTGCTGGAAATCGGAGTCGCCAGGATCGCCGCCCCCTCCGCCACCGCGGCCTGAAACACCGCGTCGATCCACGGTTTCACAATCAGCGGCCGCGCCGCGTCATGCACCGCCACAAACTCGACATCGGGCCGGACCAGCTTCAGCGCATTCTCCACCGAGTCCGCCCGCTCCTTCCCCCCCGCAACAAGCTCGATATTGGTGAAGGCGAGCTGCGGCCGGAACTTCTCCCTGAACCAGTCGACATCCTCCGGCGCCAGGCAGATCAGCGTCTGCACGACATCGTCCCGCCGCAGAAACGGCTCCGCCGCCCGCAGCCAGACCGGCCGCCCTTTCAGGTCGATGAACGGCTTCTTCCCCCGCGGATCGCCAAAACGAGAACTCTTCCCAGCAGCGGGGAGGATCACGGCAAACTGCGGCATGGCGGACTCTGCGCGTCGGGGACGGAATGGGGCGGGACGGGGCTTAGACACGGTCGAAGATTAGCCGTCCAGGAAGGATTTTCCAGAATCGTTCTCCTCGGAGCCAACCGTGCTGGCCGCGAAGATTCTGCGGACAATGTCTCTGGGGAGGAACGTTCAGACGAGGTCTCGACCGACCGCGGAGAAACCTGCCCTCCGGCAGTCTTTGCTCCAAAACGGTCATCCTGCCCGATGTGATGGATCGATAGCGTGCGACGTCCGCACCACGGCGCGCCCCACGCCGTCCCACTTCCCCCTTTCCGCCGGTGCGGTACGCCCGGACGGCCCGAGGACCCCCGCGACATGATGGCGTCGGCCGTCGAAAACGACCTCACGATCCCCGGCCCCCTGTGGGAGCTCGTCACGCGCAAGGCGGGCGACCTCAACATGCTGCCGGCGGTCGCCACGCAGGCGGTCGAGATCGCCAACGACCCCAACTGCTCCATCGACCGGTTCACGGCGGTCATCAACCGCGACTCCAAGCTCGCGGCCGACATCCTGAAGCTGGCCAACTCCGCCGCCTACTCCCCCGGCACGCCGATCCTGAGCCTGAACCAGGCAGTCGTCCGGCTCGGCTTCCGGCAGTGCAAGAACCTGATCCTCTCGTCGAGCATGACGGCGCTCATGAAGAAGATGACGCTGGACCAGGAGTGGGTCCGGGAGATCCTCTCCCGGCACGCCTTCATCACCGCCATGCTGGGCGTGCACCTCAACAAGGCGCTCGCCGCCGGATTCCAGGGGGAGGAGTTCACCGGCGGGCTGATGCACGACTTCGGCCGGCTGCTGTTCGCCGTGACGTTCGGCGAGCAGTTCTCCCAGCTCGACCCGCTCGAATTCGAAGAGTCTCCCGAGACCCTCGACCGGGAACGGCAGCTCGCCGGGACCGACCACGGGTCGCTTGGGGCCTGGTTCGCACAGGGGAACCGCCTCCCCGCCTCGCTCGTCGAGGTGGTCCGGTACCACCACCAGCCGGAACTGGCGCAGGACAACCCGCGGCTCGTCGCCCTCGTCGCGTCCTGCGACCACATGGCGAACCACATCCAGCGGACCGACGGCGCGGACGGCTACGACCCGGAGACGAACGAAGGGATCCGAATCCTGGAGCGTTCCGGCGTCCGGAACGCCATCCCCCGCTTCCGGGAGGTCCACGGACGGATCATGGAGATCGCCCAGTCCGACGCCCTGGCCATGCTGTCGTTCTGACCCTGTTTCCCTGAGCCGCCCCCCACCGTCCCTCGCCTCCGCCATGTCCGGTAAGAAACGGATCCTGTTCGTCGACGATTCCTCGATGCTGCGGCGGATGCTCGCGGAGGTTCTGGTCAGCCATCCGCGGCTGGAAGTGATCGCCCCGACCGACCTCCGCCCGGTCCCTGGCGCGCCGAAAGGGATCCCGGCGGACCTCGTGATCCTCGACCTCGAGAACCTGGGCGAGAACCTCGTCCATGTCGTCTCCACGCTTCGCCGCCGCGACGCGCGGGTTCCGATCCTCGTCTTCACGTCGCTGACCGCGCGGGCCGCCGAACAGACGATGCTCGCCCTGGCCGCCGGGGCGACGGACTTCGCCGTGAAGCCCGCCCGCGCGGGGCACTTCCGTCTGGCGATGGAGTATCTCCGGTCGGAGCTGCTCCCCAAGGTCCTGGAGCTCGTCCACGCCAACGGCGACGGCCAGGCCCCTCCTCCGCGGCGCGAGGGAGCGCCGCCGATGCGTCTGCGAAGCCCCGCCGACCTGATCGTGATCGGGGGCTCCTCCGGTGGTCCGCAGGCGCTCGCCGAGGTCCTCGGGCAGCTCCCCGCCGAATTTCCCCTGCCGATCCTCGTCGTCCAGCACATGCCCCCCCTCTTCACGCAGGAACTGGCGAGGCATTTGTCCGGCCGGTGCCGGCTGATCGTACAGGAGGCCCGCGACGGCGACATGGCGGAACCGGGCGTCGTCAGTATCGCTCCAGGCGATTTCCACATGGCGATCGAAGCGACGAGGGGCGGACGCCGCATCCGGCTGAATCAGGAGCCGCCGGAACACGCCTGCCGCCCGGCGATCGATGTCCTGTTCCGCTCGGCGGCGGTCGTCAGCGGCGGAGGGGCGCTCGGGATCATTCTCACCGGGATGGGGAACGACGGGATCCGCGGATCGCTCGCGATCCGTCGCGCCGGGGGACAGGTGCTGGTGCAGGACCCGGCGCTGGCCCTCGCCGAGTCGATGCCGCGGTCCGCGGTGGAGACCGGGATCGCCAACGCTATCGCCCCGCTCGCCGAATTCGGAAGCCTGCTCACGAGTCTCGTCGGCGAGCCTGTTGCAGCCAGCGCTTCGTAGCGTGCGCAGGTTTTCGCTCGCGGAACACTACGAGTAGTGTCGCTGGCCGCGAGGGCTACCCGATCGCGTGCTGAACGGCCGGCCACTCCGCTTTTTTCGGAACGGTCGGACAGGTCCCCGCGGCTTTCTCCACGGGACGGCGACCTGAAGATCTGGCGACGGATTGTGAAAGGATTTGCAGTCAGGTTGTCTGAATTGTTATGTTTTCGCCCACCACGCCGCGCATCCAATGTCGGGCATTGGACAAGGAAGGTCTCCGGGCAACCGGGCCGTGGGCGCAGGCGTCCCTTGAAGGGAGTGAACGCGTGAACGAAATCCAACTCGATCTCGAAATCGGCGAATCGGTGAGGGTGGGGCGGTTTCAGGTGACGCTGCTGGACATCGAAGACGGCGAAGGGCACTTTCGGATCGATTCGGATTGGGACGACGCGGAAGAAGTCGTCGAGCTTGTCGACGGCGGACGCTTCCCGCGGTAGGGCACGCGGGCTGACGACGCGCGATGCGGGCTGAAGAAGCGAGCGGTCACGAGCAGCGGCGGAGAACAGGCGAAGCGCCTCCTCCGCCGGTTCACTTTGAGCCGGAGTTCACCGGGGAGTGAACAGGAATTCCGCGGCGGGGTCGTGCCGTCGATACCGCTCTGCGGCCTTCGGCGCCGAGGCGACTGCGTAGCAGTAGATGCAGCCGTGCGGACAGGTGTCGTACTCCCCGATGTCCCGCGACGGGAGACACCGGCAGGTCGGCCGCGGGGCCTTTCCGCGCGGGGTGACGTCATGTCCGGCGACATCCCGGAGCCGGGCGCCGTCGATACACCGCGCCTCGCCGGTCCCCTCGACCAGCAGCCCGGGCTGTGAGCAGATCGTGAGAGCCATTCCGCGGT of Planctomyces sp. SH-PL14 contains these proteins:
- the ispD gene encoding 2-C-methyl-D-erythritol 4-phosphate cytidylyltransferase, yielding MPQFAVILPAAGKSSRFGDPRGKKPFIDLKGRPVWLRAAEPFLRRDDVVQTLICLAPEDVDWFREKFRPQLAFTNIELVAGGKERADSVENALKLVRPDVEFVAVHDAARPLIVKPWIDAVFQAAVAEGAAILATPISSTVKRVDREKRIEETVPRDQLWAAQTPQVFDRKLLVEAYAKRGAFQPTDEAQLVERTGVRAVVVEGSPFNFKITTADDLKMAEALFDSLPKEKVLKSLHPFSDEMF
- a CDS encoding HDOD domain-containing protein; this encodes MMASAVENDLTIPGPLWELVTRKAGDLNMLPAVATQAVEIANDPNCSIDRFTAVINRDSKLAADILKLANSAAYSPGTPILSLNQAVVRLGFRQCKNLILSSSMTALMKKMTLDQEWVREILSRHAFITAMLGVHLNKALAAGFQGEEFTGGLMHDFGRLLFAVTFGEQFSQLDPLEFEESPETLDRERQLAGTDHGSLGAWFAQGNRLPASLVEVVRYHHQPELAQDNPRLVALVASCDHMANHIQRTDGADGYDPETNEGIRILERSGVRNAIPRFREVHGRIMEIAQSDALAMLSF
- a CDS encoding chemotaxis protein CheB; translation: MSGKKRILFVDDSSMLRRMLAEVLVSHPRLEVIAPTDLRPVPGAPKGIPADLVILDLENLGENLVHVVSTLRRRDARVPILVFTSLTARAAEQTMLALAAGATDFAVKPARAGHFRLAMEYLRSELLPKVLELVHANGDGQAPPPRREGAPPMRLRSPADLIVIGGSSGGPQALAEVLGQLPAEFPLPILVVQHMPPLFTQELARHLSGRCRLIVQEARDGDMAEPGVVSIAPGDFHMAIEATRGGRRIRLNQEPPEHACRPAIDVLFRSAAVVSGGGALGIILTGMGNDGIRGSLAIRRAGGQVLVQDPALALAESMPRSAVETGIANAIAPLAEFGSLLTSLVGEPVAASAS